Proteins encoded within one genomic window of Mycolicibacterium monacense:
- a CDS encoding DUF4383 domain-containing protein: MARRPTLMAVQGAALIVGTGYLLLGALGFLPGVTTNYERLEWIGHQSDALLFGVFATSGLHNVLHLLLGAAGMFCARTYAASRAYLLAGGVALLGVWFYRAGSGHSGIAEVFPLNRADNWLHFTLGVVMLVLALTLAAQHDPTKPRSRPRAKSRA, encoded by the coding sequence ATGGCGAGAAGACCCACGTTGATGGCCGTCCAGGGTGCGGCACTGATCGTCGGCACCGGATACCTCCTCCTCGGCGCCCTCGGCTTCCTGCCCGGCGTCACCACAAACTACGAACGCCTCGAATGGATCGGGCACCAGTCCGATGCCCTGCTGTTCGGGGTGTTCGCCACATCGGGACTGCACAACGTGCTCCATCTCCTGCTCGGCGCGGCCGGCATGTTCTGCGCCCGCACGTATGCCGCGTCGCGGGCGTATCTGCTCGCAGGCGGGGTCGCGCTGCTCGGCGTGTGGTTCTACCGCGCCGGCTCCGGCCACAGCGGTATCGCCGAGGTCTTCCCCCTCAACCGCGCCGACAACTGGCTGCATTTCACGCTCGGCGTCGTGATGCTGGTGCTGGCGCTGACCCTTGCCGCACAACACGATCCGACGAAGCCCAGATCGCGCCCACGCGCCAAGTCCCGCGCCTAG
- a CDS encoding HNH endonuclease signature motif containing protein, with translation MDGAAVVAAFAEFEAARAALAALPVESLSAAQTLEVIELRERGHRRDLAIDHALTARLVDQANPRDWGATSLKKLLTSSLRISDKAAGDRLSDARQLGPRYTLTGERVQTELAHTADAVARGDIGTTHVRIIQEFVRKLPAWVSWERRDHYERDLVGHASALRPEDFRKVADTLLGFIDQDGTEPDHHTHQRRREFTVGRQQADGMSRVSGWLTPEARGHWDLIAAKYAAPGTNLPHDDTHTGRDDRTTGQRHHDALTTVLRDAVTSGSLGQVAGVPASIVATMTLSELERAAGWAHTGGGNRLPIRDLIRMAAHSRHYLAVFDDHTEEILYFGRARRTASTAQRLALFARDKGCTHPGCTVPFYWTEAHHTHDYSRGGRTDIDDLTLACQPANLLIEKTGWTTHRPGNGRTEWTPPADHDTGQPRINNHFHPHRYLTDKSEGDDPPG, from the coding sequence ATGGATGGGGCAGCAGTCGTCGCGGCATTCGCCGAATTCGAAGCCGCCCGCGCCGCACTCGCCGCGCTGCCGGTGGAGTCGCTGAGCGCCGCTCAAACCCTGGAAGTCATCGAACTGCGCGAACGTGGCCACCGCCGCGATCTGGCGATCGACCACGCGTTGACCGCCCGCCTGGTCGATCAGGCCAACCCCAGGGATTGGGGTGCCACATCGTTGAAGAAACTGCTCACCAGCAGTCTGCGAATCAGCGACAAAGCCGCCGGTGATCGGCTTTCTGACGCGCGCCAGTTGGGGCCGCGCTACACCCTGACCGGGGAGCGGGTGCAGACCGAGTTGGCCCACACCGCCGATGCGGTCGCCCGCGGCGACATCGGCACCACGCATGTGCGCATCATCCAGGAGTTCGTCAGGAAACTTCCGGCATGGGTGTCCTGGGAGCGCCGCGACCACTACGAACGCGACCTGGTCGGCCACGCCAGCGCACTGCGGCCCGAGGACTTCCGCAAGGTCGCCGACACCCTGCTGGGGTTCATCGACCAGGACGGCACCGAACCCGACCACCACACCCACCAACGCCGCCGCGAGTTCACCGTCGGCCGCCAACAGGCCGACGGCATGAGCCGGGTCTCGGGGTGGCTCACCCCCGAAGCCCGCGGGCACTGGGACCTCATCGCCGCCAAATACGCCGCCCCCGGCACCAACCTGCCCCACGACGACACCCACACCGGCCGCGACGACCGCACCACCGGCCAACGCCACCACGACGCGCTCACCACCGTCCTACGCGACGCGGTCACCTCCGGCTCCCTCGGCCAGGTCGCCGGCGTTCCCGCCAGCATCGTCGCGACGATGACGCTCAGCGAGCTTGAACGTGCCGCCGGGTGGGCCCACACCGGCGGCGGCAACCGCCTGCCCATCCGGGATCTGATCCGGATGGCCGCCCACTCCCGGCACTACCTGGCGGTGTTCGACGACCACACCGAAGAGATCCTGTATTTCGGCCGCGCCCGCCGCACGGCGTCGACCGCGCAACGCCTGGCCCTGTTCGCCCGCGACAAAGGCTGCACCCACCCCGGCTGCACCGTGCCGTTCTACTGGACCGAAGCCCACCACACCCACGACTACTCCCGCGGTGGGCGCACCGACATCGACGACCTCACCCTGGCGTGTCAACCCGCCAACCTGCTCATCGAGAAAACCGGATGGACCACCCACCGGCCCGGCAACGGCCGCACCGAATGGACCCCACCCGCCGACCACGACACCGGCCAACCCCGCATCAACAACCACTTCCACCCCCACCGCTACCTCACCGACAAGTCGGAGGGGGATGACCCGCCCGGGTAG